The DNA region CCAAGTTATCGGTAAGAAACAACTGCGCCCCAACGCCCAAGCTCATTGAAAAATAACTGGAAGCATCCAATGATTGCTCAGGTTGCAAACGGGTAAGACCAAAACTGCCGGTCACGTAAGGCTGTAAGTTATCACGAGAAAAGTACAAAGTACCACCAGCGTGCCAGTAATCAACGCTCAAGGCATCAAACCGCTGTTCACGACCATCGACTTGCTGGAGCAGATCGGTCTGCTGGTGGCTATAGAGAAAATAACTATCGCTTAACGGTGACAGTGTAAAACCGAGCATTACACCAAGATGACTAGAATCTTCCGCTTTGCCGGAACGATAATCGTCAACGCCGTTGACAGCCAGCCCCTGGCCACCAAAACTGTAGCCCGCATAAGGCGTAACAAAGACTTCGGCAGCGATTGCGTTACCGCCAAATAAACCAAGCAGCAGTAAACTGTATCGATTCATCATGCACCTCACTGGCTGGCATTGTCACTGGTTTCAGATAGCCGGCAATGGGCTCAACGCATGCCCCGCGCCAACTTAACCCGCTCATAAGCCGCTTGGATATCCTGCGCTTTACGCTTGGCAATTTCCATCATCTCTTCTGGCAATCCTTTGGCCACCAATTTATCTGGATGGTACTCGTTCATCAGCTTACGATACGCGCGCTTCACATCCTGATCGCTGGCGGTAGGAGTCAGCCCCAGCAGATGGTAGGCATCATGTTCTGATGTGGCATTATTATTGGGCTGTTGAAAACGAAATTCAGCCTGCCAACGTTTCAGTAGCGCCTCTAATTGCTGCTGACTAAATCCCAGCTCTCGGGCAATCGTGTGCAGGATATCCAATTCTTTAGGATGCAGTTCACCGTCAGACAATGCGGTTTGAATCTGGATCTCTAAAAACATCTGCTGCACTTCGCGGCGGCCAAAGGTCAATGTCCGAAAACGCCGTAGATGCTGCTGCAAGTCAAAATCTACGGCTTTGCCATCTCGAAACGCTTGCTGCGCTCCACGGCGAGCATCACTGTCCAACCGCAAGGTATCCATCAGCATTGAGGCAATACGGATATCGTTTTCAGTCACTCGGCCAGATGCCTTGGCAATATGCCCCATCACAGCAAAGGTAGTATTGAAAAACTGCTGTTGACGCGCGGCCGCATCTCCCGTACCAGATAGCCGCTTGTCAAATTGATGCCCCAACCAGATCCCTAGCAGTGCACCAAAAAAGCGGCCGAACATGAAGCCGATAACACCGCCGAAAAATTTACCCCAAATTTGCATTATTTATCCTGTCGTTTCATACATCTGCCGTGGCAAATATGAAGAGTAGTTAGCTCAAAGCGCAGTTGCACCCGTTAATCGCTGCTCCAGCGCCTGCAAGCGTGCAACCGTGCCAACATCACACCAGTAAGCTGGCCATTGCTCGGCACTGACAAATCCGTCAGCAATCTTCTGCCGTAACAACGGCCCCAACGCAAAACGTGTTTCGTTAACATCAGCAAACAGTTGCGGATGATAGATCCCCATGCCGGAAAAGGTCAGTTTGGTTCCTTCTTCTTCCGCAACCAAAAAATTGTCTTTCAAGACAAAGTCCCCCTGTGGATGATGAGATGGGTTCGCCACCATCCATAAATGCGCGAGACAATTATCCTTTAACATAGGAAGCGACGGCAGTTTATCAACATAAATATCGCCATTGATCACCAAAAAGGCTCGCTCCCCAGCAACGGCAGAGCCCGCTTGATGCCCCCACCGGTCTCCAACGCTTGCGCTTCAACGCTGTAGTGAATAGTTACCCCGTAGCGCCTGCCATCGCCCAGCGTATCCATCAGCAGCGGTGCCAACCAGGCGCAATTGATCACCACCTCATGGATACCCAATGCCGCCAGATGTTGCAGATGGTAAGCAATCAAGGGTTTTCCGGCTACCGGGACTAACGGTTTAGGTAAGGTATCTGTGAGCGGCCGCAAACGCTCCCCGCGGCCAGCAGCTAGGATCATCGCCCGCATTAACAGTTCTCTCCGCATAATGGCAACAGGCGTTGCCGCACCCAATCGCCAAAATCTTTAAGCTCAGGATAACGTTCACTGATATCAGCAACGTATTCAAGTGTAAGGGGAATATCCTTTATATAACCTGACTTGCCATCCCGGTGCAGCAGTCTGGCAAAAATACCGGCAGCTTTGAGATGACGCTGTAATCCCATCAGGTCGAACCAACGGTTAAACTGGGCCACCGAGACCTGACTATCCAGCAACTGCTGTTGCTGACATTGCTGATAAAAACCGTCACGCAGCTTATCAACCACAGAATCCGGCCAGCGAATGTAGCAATCCCGGAGTAAAGAGACGGCATCATAAGTGAGTGGGCCTTGGACTGCATCTTGAAATCAATCACATAAAGTCTTTGCTGGCGCACCATCAAATTCCGGCTATGAAAATCTCGATGCATTCCCACACGCGGTTGCGCCAACACATTTTCGGTTAACAACGCAAAAACCTGCTGCAACAACTGTTGCTCGTCCCCGTCAGTGACAACTGCCAATGTTGCTGCAAAAGCCATTCTGGGAAGATAGCGAGTTCGCGTTGGACAAACGCAGCATCATATAACGGCAGAGGCCCAGCCTGACTACTAGTAACCTTAGCGATTTGAGGTAATAGCGCTAACGCTTGCCGATACCAGTCGCTCACATTGTCAATGTTCAGCAATGACAGTAACTGCTGGTCGCCCAGATCTTGCTGCAAAATAAAACCCTGTGTTACATCCACAGCAATAATCTCTGGTACCGGGATCTGCGCCTGAAGGTAGGCGTCGGCCAGCGCTAAAAATGGCTGATTATCCAGCTTTTCTGGTGGAGAATCTGCCACTATATAACTTTGTGTTCCCACCATTACCCGAAAATATCGCCGGAAACTGGCATCACCGGAGATCAAACTCACGGTTATAGGCACCGCAAACTGACACGCTAACCATTGCTGTAATTGAAGAAATCTGGAGTCCGACAAGTTCACCTCGTGGCTCTTGGGATAAAATTGCTTTATTATAGCGGCGGAAAAAACAGGAAACAGCCTATGGTGATGGAGTTTTTCCTGGCTGGCGTTGCAACTGGACAGATGCAACTATACTCTCCGAAATACGATTCCAGACAAAGAAGAACCGATAAAGACCAAAGATGCGGAAGCGACTGATACTGGCTTTGAGCCTCGTCACCCCCGTGGCTATAGCAGCCACCGACCCACAGACGGATGAAACCTACGGCCAGTGTATTATTGTGCCTCCCGTTCCTTATACGCCTTCAACTACGGATGCCGCCAACAAGAATAATCAGCAAATTGAAATTTCATCGGATTATTCAGAAAGTAAATTGGGTCAAAGTGCAGTTTTCCAAGGAGATGTCTCACTGTCACAGGCTGACAGACGGATAACCGCTGACAAGGCGGCAGTAGATCAACGACTGCAACAATTCTCAGCAGATGGCAGCTTAGTCTTTCAAGACTCCATGGTGACAGTTACCGCTGAGTCGATGCAGGCACAAATGCGTTCTAACGTTGCTTCACTGTCGGATGCGCAATACTGGTTACATGGGCAACAGTTACACGGCAAAGCTAAAAATCTGCAAATTACCAAGAATAACAATCTGATCCTGCAAGACAGCAGTTTTACAACTTGTCCGCCAGAGGATGAGTCTTGGGTATTAGAAGCGCGCCGTATCCGTATTGATTCCAAAGATGAGTGGGGCGAAATCTGGGATGCCAAGCTACGGGTTGGTGGCGTTCCGGTATTTTATATGCCCTACATGACCATACCGATTACCGATAAGCGTAAAACAGGCTTCCTGTTCCCGATGTTGAGTTCCAGTACCACTAACGGGATTGAAGTCTCTACCCCTTCTACTGGAATATTGCGCCAGAATACGACCTGACATTTACGCCAACTTATATGAGTTCCCGCGGGCTGTTTACCAAAACAGAATTTCGCTATCTGGCTGGGGCAGACCAACAAGGCCAAGTTAATCTGGAATATCTCGGGAGTGATGGCAAATTAGCGCACAGCCCTGATCGTTATATGTTTCATTGGCAACAACAAGGTGCCTTGGATGAAAACTGGCGAGTACGCGCTAACTTCACCGATGTTTCTGACAACAACTATTTTAACGACCTGAAATCAGATGTGAACCGTGCAACCGATAACCAACTTAACCGTGTGGGTGATTTAGGTTACTACACGGATAACTGGAACTTTGGCGTGCGGGTACAGGACATCAAAGTGCTGGGAGAAGACCAAGCGCCATATCAGGTGATGCCACAGCTAACATACAATTTCCGGGCGCCCCGCTTTTGGCAAGGACTGGATTTTAGCCTGTATTCTGAACT from Shewanella dokdonensis includes:
- the djlA gene encoding co-chaperone DjlA, whose protein sequence is MQIWGKFFGGVIGFMFGRFFGALLGIWLGHQFDKRLSGTGDAAARQQQFFNTTFAVMGHIAKASGRVTENDIRIASMLMDTLRLDSDARRGAQQAFRDGKAVDFDLQQHLRRFRTLTFGRREVQQMFLEIQIQTALSDGELHPKELDILHTIARELGFSQQQLEALLKRWQAEFRFQQPNNNATSEHDAYHLLGLTPTASDQDVKRAYRKLMNEYHPDKLVAKGLPEEMMEIAKRKAQDIQAAYERVKLARGMR
- a CDS encoding outer membrane beta-barrel protein, yielding MMNRYSLLLLGLFGGNAIAAEVFVTPYAGYSFGGQGLAVNGVDDYRSGKAEDSSHLGVMLGFTLSPLSDSYFLYSHQQTDLLQQVDGREQRFDALSVDYWHAGGTLYFSRDNLQPYVTGSFGLTRLQPEQSLDASSYFSMSLGVGAQLFLTDNLALLTEVRGFATFVGNDKRFDCYQNQQCTWYYSGDTVWQGRPI